The sequence GGGTCATCAGCGGCCGGTGCTGTCCCACCCAGCCCACGGCCGCCGCCGGGGCCGCCGCCCGCTGCGAGCCCAGGTCCGCCAAGCAGAAAGGCACCTGGCGCTGGGTGGCCAGATCAAGTAGCTGCAGGGAGCGGAAGGGCACCAACACCGCCCGCACAGCTGGCCACAGCCCCAGCTGCTCCAGCAGGCGCTGGCTGGAATGGGTGAAGGCGTAGGCGCGGCTGCGCTCGAGCAGCACGGCAGCGGGCAGGGGATCGCTGATCTGCACCTGCCAGCCAGCGTCCGCCAGGGCAAGGGCCGTTAGGGCACCGGTGGGGCCCGCCCCATTCACCAGGGCCCTCAGAACCGGTTTGGACTCGACCATGGCGATGGCGGATCAGCCCGGGGATCGGGCACAAAAAAGCCGCAGCTGTAAAGCTGCGGCAATTGGTGTAGCAAAGCTCAGGCCTGGGCGAGAGCAGGCAGATCAGCCGATGCCGAGCAGGCCGCGGGTGAAGGACTCACCACCCAGGGCGAATTCAGTGGCAAGCAGGGCGATGAAGCCGAGCATGGCCATACGGCCATTAAGCTTCTCCGCGCGCTCGTGGAAGCCCCAGCCGCTTTCGGTTGACACAACTTCCATCCGGGGCTCGGTGGCGAATGCATTGAGGCGGCCGCCGTCTTCAGTGGTAACGGTGGCGCCGCGGATGGTGGCGGCTTCGATCGAAGGGGTGGTCTGAGTCATGGATGCCTGACGTGTGCTTGCAAGAAGTGTAACGCAATATTGCAGCTTGTAACTGCGGCCCCGGGGAAATGCTGCGCCTGGATCAGCGGAACCGCTTCAGGCAGAGCTCCTCAAAGGCCGGTCGCAGCAAGAAGGGGTATTCACCTACCCAAAGCTTGAGCTGGGGCAGCCAGGCGTCGCTGATCGCTCCAATCTGAGAAAAGTCCTTGCGCTCGCTCAGCACCAAAACCCGCACAACCATGCCGGCACGAATCTGCTGGTGCTTTTTTTCAAAGGGGAAGCGCACCTTGCCGAGGTAGCCCTCTTCGTCTTCGAGCTCGAGGGTGAGCCAGGTGCGGCGGTTTTCCACCAGCTCCAGGCGGCCGTCGTTGTTGGCCTGTTCGCGGCGCTCCTCCACGATTTCGCG is a genomic window of Cyanobium sp. Tous-M-B4 containing:
- a CDS encoding high light inducible protein is translated as MTQTTPSIEAATIRGATVTTEDGGRLNAFATEPRMEVVSTESGWGFHERAEKLNGRMAMLGFIALLATEFALGGESFTRGLLGIG